A window from Clupea harengus chromosome 14, Ch_v2.0.2, whole genome shotgun sequence encodes these proteins:
- the pcare1 gene encoding photoreceptor cilium actin regulator yields MGCSPSRGNHFPGAHSSFRKARALLPGNQEHAGESPSDDGTSRGSSAAGETDAGRCSWASGERQATGQQDTNVACSAVKTVNEGGGRFDKLAPQEIAVNILSQIKDKQGENSESGEKKAVKKTKKPIKGIKQGKKKEKEKKAVTEEKVDFPELLVKAHQAAYGYLNPSITKYEVLLGLLDHAAQTQISLQPMVAFMLMRYEEINRGLEEIVEEGEKLLKENGEHLAWPCPLKNLSNTPARANTSSSTTKPPPDLLQQLLQYTIQRMHLVSQSVSGVGDSALEEAVDYFTSVSDILEEKLKVKRASEARLMQLLARVEAATLRKPGPEDSALFSEDSGIGGESESLAGSDRHRPRRESGESTGAYCTSASSPMGSSSTPVQEGTPRHKLTHKTNSCLSLNSIDSFCNFGQRGQRESEFLCSSASVDDDEREVGKAIDNHEEEVEYINKKCPSSSPLHACQQPCRLASKRIENPQNIEMTLKMRDAISGQIKYVSSQKSSAKTKQTDSPKISRRQWNEEEYTPKRPQTPTLTKKKTTVVKHRRTHSADSIRSKAEDQTLLELERTQKDLTQKLERMSKAEGNIRNSGPKQGKVKTQPSSPSTPVRLRPLQKTPQSPSKSNKKTDHGNSSTTEKEKPKESDDNLNKKNDLEDRILSKPTPSSPTLQRPAGQYRGRNSVKRLIDTFSQGVEEIKQTPENVKILGPLKGVMKCGVPIIPGLGGIDTMLTFGNDNFRVDSRVSNRTDDVDIDDLPPPPLEVLMDNSFENVQKSETEEGGSGKGHSPLLKRTVSQKLRASMQSVNVLPSRGSVRPGSLSMLPPCAASHQETKPEVDSGQQSMKTLSTLGSGGTKQRDSNTSDAVPSASGSNSQPAATTSTSRARMLPSTPVTSSSLQRRLPSPPVFKRHPTPPSSASPPVTRKLPTPPPVSQRRHFSPSATRQDGSGWSTSTSPFKAPSPPASPKVQRWSRENSSDDCSSSSRVFSNARSVFCPASPSLFEAKPCPVPRPPQAWTPASEAVVSYLWGDRVRRGPKPFVRRSQSDRRPSLNCPPRSQAVSVAESYGSEPSIASLELEDGPTRDIYRWDSQSELTGATRSASHPDLCIIGHALHRE; encoded by the exons ATGGGTTGCTCCCCATCTAGAGGAAATCATTTCCCTGGGGCACACAGCTCTTTCAGGAAAGCAAGGGCTCTTCTGCCCGGCAACCAAGAACACGCAGGTGAGTCACCGTCTGATGATGGGACTAGCAGAGGCTCTTCAGCTGCGGGAGAGACAGATGCAGGGAGATGTTCTTGGGCCAGTGGGGAGAGGCAAGCAACAGGTCAACAAGATACCAACGTTGCATGCTCAGCTGTGAAGACTGTAAATGAGGGGGGGGGTCGCTTTGACAAACTTGCCCCTCAGGAAATCGCAGTTAATATTTTATCGCAGATAAAGGATAAGCAGGGGGAAAATTCAGAATCAGGTGAAAAAAAAGCTGTTAAGAAAACTAAAAAGCCTATCAAAGGAATTAaacagggtaaaaaaaaagagaaagagaaaaaggctgTCACTGAAGAAAAAGTAGACTTTCCAGAGTTACTGGTGAAAGCCCACCAGGCTGCCTACGGTTACCTTAATCCCAGTATAACCAAATATGAGGTCTTGCTTGGGCTTTTGGACcatgctgctcaaactcaaattTCTCTGCAGCCCATGGTGGCCTTCATGCTCATGCGCTATGAAGAGATCAACAGAGGGCTTGAGGAAAtagtggaagagggagagaagcttCTTAAAGAAAATGGGGAACATCTGGCTTGGCCTTGTCCTTTGAAAAACCTCTCAAACACCCCTGCCAGAGCAAACACATCTTCCTCCACCACAAAACCTCCGCCAGATTTATTACAGCAGCTTCTGCAATACACTATACAGAGGATGCATCTTGTAAGCCAATCAGTGAGTGGAGTTGGAGATTCAGCACTGGAAGAGGCCGTGGATTACTTTACTTCGGTGTCTGACATACTGGAGGAGAAACTGAAGGTCAAACGTGCATCTGAGGCTCGTCTCATGCAACTGTTAGCACGCGTTGAAGCTGCCACGCTTCGAAAACCAGGACCGGAGGACTCTGCGTTGTTCAGTGAAGACAGTGGAATCGGAGGTGAGAGTGAGTCGTTGGCTGGATCAGACAGACATAGACCCCGCCGAGAGAGCGGTGAGTCCACTGGGGCCTACTGCACTTCAGCAAGCAGCCCAATGGGTAGCAGCTCCACTCCAGTCCAAGAGGGAACTCCAaggcacaaactcacacataaaacaaattCCTGTCTCTCGCTTAACTCCATAGACTCTTTTTGTAATTTTGGACAAAGAGGACAAAGAGAGTCTGAATTTCTTTGTAGCTCTGCCTCAGTAGATGATGATGAAAGAGAGGTGGGGAAAGCGATAGATAATCATGAAGAAGAAGTAGAATATATTAACAAGAAGTGCCCGAGCTCCTCCCCATTGCACGCTTGCCAACAACCATGTCGTTTAGCTTCAAAACGTATAGAAAATCCACAGAATATAGAGATGACATTAAAGATGAGGGATGCAATTAGTGGTCAGATCAAATATGTATCATCACAGAAGTCTAGTGCAAAaacaaagcagacagacagtccAAAAATTAGTAGACGACAGTGGAATGAAGAGGAATATACACCAAAGAGGCCCCAAACGCCCACACTAACGAAGAAGAAGACAACAGTGGTCAAACATCGACGTACTCATTCTGCTGACTCGATCCGTAGCAAGGCAGAGGACCAAACACTGCTTGAGTTGGAGAGAACTCAGAAGGACCTGACTCAGAAGCTTGAGAGGATGAGTAAGGCTGAGGGGAACATTAGGAACAGTGGTCCTAAACAAGGAAAGGTAAAGACCCAGCCAAGCTCACCATCAACACCTGTTCGTTTACGTCCTTTGCAGAAGACCCCACAAAGTCCTTCAAAATCGAATAAAAAAACAGACCACGGAAACAGTTCAACTACAGAAAAGGAGAAACCGAAGGAGTCAGATGacaatttaaataaaaagaatgaTCTAGAAGATAGGATCCTCTCAAAACCAACTCCTTCGAGCCCAACACTACAAAGGCCAGCTGGGCAGTACAGGGGCAGAAATTCTGTGAAGAGATTAATAGATACATTCAGCCAGGGAGTTGAGGAAATTAAACAGACACCAGAAAATGTCAAAATACTTGGCCCTCTGAAGGGAGTGATGAAGTGTGGTGTTCCCATCATACCTGGACTAGGAGGCATAGACACAATGCTCACCTTTGGAAATGATAACTTTCGAGTAGACTCAAGAGTCTCTAATAGAACAGATGATGTTGACATTGATGACCTACCTCCCCCACCTCTTGAGGTACTTATGGACAACTCTTTTGAAAATGTCCAAAAATCCGAAACAGAGGAAGGAGGGTCAGGCAAAggccactcccctctcctcaaaAGAACTGTGTCCCAGAAGCTACGTGCCTCCATGCAGTCCGTGAACGTGCTACCCAGTAGAGGCAGTGTGCGACCCGGCTCCCTTAGCATGCTGCCGCCATGTGCTGCCTCCCACCAGGAAACTAAGCCTGAGGTAGACTCTGGACAGCAATCCATGAAAACTTTGTCCACTTTAGGAAGTGGAGGGACAAAGCAGAGAGACAGTAACACTTCTGATGCAGTGCCTTCAGCTTCAGGAAGTAACAGTCAGCCAGCTGCAACGACATCAACATCCAGAGCCCGAATGTTGCCCTCTACACCTGTAACTTCCAGCAGCCTTCAACGAAGACTCCCCAGCCCCCCAGTCTTTAAACggcaccccacccctccctcttccgCCAGCCCTCCAGTTACTCGCAAActcccaacaccaccacctGTGAGCCAAAGGAGACACTTCAGCCCCAGTGCTACGAGGCAAGATGGCAGCGGATGGTCTACCTCCACATCTCCCTTCAAGGCCCCGTCCCCACCGGCCTCTCCAAAAGTGCAGAGATGGTCACGGGAAAACAGCAGTGACGACTGCTCATCCTCATCACGGGTATTTAGCAATGCCCGGTCGGTATTTTGTCCTGCTTCACCCTCTCTATTCGAGGCAAAGCCTTGCCCTGTACCGCGACCCCCACAGGCATGGACCCCCGCCAGTGAAGCTGTTGTTTCCTATCTCTGGGGGGACCGTGTGAGGCGTGGACCAAAGCCTTTCGTCAGACGTAGCCAATCAGACCGAAGGCCCAGTCTGAATTGTCCACCCAGATCACAAGCTGTCTCTGTTGCAGAAAGCTATGGGAGTGAGCCATCCATTGCTAGTCTTGA GCTGGAAGATGGTCCAACCAGAGACATTTATAGATGGGACAGCCAGTCAGAACTCACAGGCGCTACACGTTCAGCTTCACATCCAGACCTGTGCATTATAGGTCATGCCTTGCACCGTGAATGA